The proteins below come from a single Bactrocera dorsalis isolate Fly_Bdor chromosome 5, ASM2337382v1, whole genome shotgun sequence genomic window:
- the LOC105223972 gene encoding sulfotransferase 1 family member D1 isoform X2, translating into MLLGNRFHIFQIMLHIAPNKTIPDDPISGTKRREVIRVSTDGDCVPLKWNWAATWFTAPPKFKDFFKRIYEFEVRNDDVFIVTFPKCGTTWMQEAAWLLLNNLDYEEASRAHLLKRSVYMDISMLYDPRYEDSVKLAEQLKSPRCIKSHLPPHLLPRQIWQKKVKLIYCARNPKDVLISFSHFIRGKGAYQGNEEDFLNDFLNANLTYTPFWPHVFTMWQMRTEPNVFFVTFEEMKRNLRGVLERLNVFLEKPALTEEQLEKLLKHLSFENMKANHQTNPTEIIKGSGQRTVATDFEFMRRGIVGSYKDELSERNQRRINDWSEQFLSQFNVSETDIFGET; encoded by the exons ATGCTACTTGG GAatcgttttcacatttttcagaTAATGCTGCATATCGCACCAAATAAAACTATACCCGATGATCCAATAAGTGGTACAAAAAGGCGTGAAGTAATTAGAGTGTCTACTGATGGTGATTGTGTACCCCTCAAGTGGAATTGGGCTGCAACTTGGTTCACTGCGCCCCCCAAATTCAAGGACTTTTTTAAGCGAATTTACGAGTTTGAAGTGAGAAATGATGATGTTTTCATAGTCACCTTTCCGAAATGTGGGACAACTTGGATGCAGGAAGCCGCTTGGTTGCTACTGAATAACTTGGACTATGAAGAGGCGAGTAGAGCACATTTGCTAAAGCGCAGCGTCTACATGGA CATCAGTATGTTATATGATCCAAGGTACGAAGACAGCGTAAAATTGGCTGAACAGCTCAAATCGCCACGATGTATCAAATCTCATCTGCCACCGCATTTATTGCCGCGCCAAATTTGGCAAAAGAAGGTGAAG TTGATTTACTGTGCTCGCAACCCGAAAGATGTTTTGATCTCCTTCAGTCACTTTATACGTGGCAAGGGCGCCTACCAAGGCAACGAGGAGGATTTTCTTAATGACTTCTTAAATGCTAATTTAACTTATACTCCTTTTTGGCCTCACGTTTTCACCATGTGGCAAATGCGTACCGAGCCTAATGTATTTTTCGTCACCTTTGAGGAAATGAAACGCAATCTCCGGGGAGTTTTGGAGcgtttaaatgtgtttttggaGAAACCCGCTTTGACAGAAGAGCAGTTGGAGAAGCTATTGAAGCACCTGTCATTCGAAAATATGAAAG CAAATCATCAAACGAATCCAACGGAAATAATTAAAGGTTCTGGTCAAAGGACTGTGGCTACTGACTTTGA ATTTATGCGCCGTGGCATAGTTGGCAGCTACAAAGATGAATTGTCTGAGAGAAATCAGCGGCGCATCAATGACTGGTCTGAGCAATTCCTTAGCCAATTTAACGTTAGTGAAACCGATATTTTCGGCGAAACTTAA
- the LOC105223972 gene encoding sulfotransferase 1 family member D1 isoform X3, which translates to MGKQQQIMLHIAPNKTIPDDPISGTKRREVIRVSTDGDCVPLKWNWAATWFTAPPKFKDFFKRIYEFEVRNDDVFIVTFPKCGTTWMQEAAWLLLNNLDYEEASRAHLLKRSVYMDISMLYDPRYEDSVKLAEQLKSPRCIKSHLPPHLLPRQIWQKKVKLIYCARNPKDVLISFSHFIRGKGAYQGNEEDFLNDFLNANLTYTPFWPHVFTMWQMRTEPNVFFVTFEEMKRNLRGVLERLNVFLEKPALTEEQLEKLLKHLSFENMKANHQTNPTEIIKGSGQRTVATDFEFMRRGIVGSYKDELSERNQRRINDWSEQFLSQFNVSETDIFGET; encoded by the exons aTAATGCTGCATATCGCACCAAATAAAACTATACCCGATGATCCAATAAGTGGTACAAAAAGGCGTGAAGTAATTAGAGTGTCTACTGATGGTGATTGTGTACCCCTCAAGTGGAATTGGGCTGCAACTTGGTTCACTGCGCCCCCCAAATTCAAGGACTTTTTTAAGCGAATTTACGAGTTTGAAGTGAGAAATGATGATGTTTTCATAGTCACCTTTCCGAAATGTGGGACAACTTGGATGCAGGAAGCCGCTTGGTTGCTACTGAATAACTTGGACTATGAAGAGGCGAGTAGAGCACATTTGCTAAAGCGCAGCGTCTACATGGA CATCAGTATGTTATATGATCCAAGGTACGAAGACAGCGTAAAATTGGCTGAACAGCTCAAATCGCCACGATGTATCAAATCTCATCTGCCACCGCATTTATTGCCGCGCCAAATTTGGCAAAAGAAGGTGAAG TTGATTTACTGTGCTCGCAACCCGAAAGATGTTTTGATCTCCTTCAGTCACTTTATACGTGGCAAGGGCGCCTACCAAGGCAACGAGGAGGATTTTCTTAATGACTTCTTAAATGCTAATTTAACTTATACTCCTTTTTGGCCTCACGTTTTCACCATGTGGCAAATGCGTACCGAGCCTAATGTATTTTTCGTCACCTTTGAGGAAATGAAACGCAATCTCCGGGGAGTTTTGGAGcgtttaaatgtgtttttggaGAAACCCGCTTTGACAGAAGAGCAGTTGGAGAAGCTATTGAAGCACCTGTCATTCGAAAATATGAAAG CAAATCATCAAACGAATCCAACGGAAATAATTAAAGGTTCTGGTCAAAGGACTGTGGCTACTGACTTTGA ATTTATGCGCCGTGGCATAGTTGGCAGCTACAAAGATGAATTGTCTGAGAGAAATCAGCGGCGCATCAATGACTGGTCTGAGCAATTCCTTAGCCAATTTAACGTTAGTGAAACCGATATTTTCGGCGAAACTTAA
- the LOC105223972 gene encoding sulfotransferase 1 family member D1 isoform X4, translating into MLHIAPNKTIPDDPISGTKRREVIRVSTDGDCVPLKWNWAATWFTAPPKFKDFFKRIYEFEVRNDDVFIVTFPKCGTTWMQEAAWLLLNNLDYEEASRAHLLKRSVYMDISMLYDPRYEDSVKLAEQLKSPRCIKSHLPPHLLPRQIWQKKVKLIYCARNPKDVLISFSHFIRGKGAYQGNEEDFLNDFLNANLTYTPFWPHVFTMWQMRTEPNVFFVTFEEMKRNLRGVLERLNVFLEKPALTEEQLEKLLKHLSFENMKANHQTNPTEIIKGSGQRTVATDFEFMRRGIVGSYKDELSERNQRRINDWSEQFLSQFNVSETDIFGET; encoded by the exons ATGCTGCATATCGCACCAAATAAAACTATACCCGATGATCCAATAAGTGGTACAAAAAGGCGTGAAGTAATTAGAGTGTCTACTGATGGTGATTGTGTACCCCTCAAGTGGAATTGGGCTGCAACTTGGTTCACTGCGCCCCCCAAATTCAAGGACTTTTTTAAGCGAATTTACGAGTTTGAAGTGAGAAATGATGATGTTTTCATAGTCACCTTTCCGAAATGTGGGACAACTTGGATGCAGGAAGCCGCTTGGTTGCTACTGAATAACTTGGACTATGAAGAGGCGAGTAGAGCACATTTGCTAAAGCGCAGCGTCTACATGGA CATCAGTATGTTATATGATCCAAGGTACGAAGACAGCGTAAAATTGGCTGAACAGCTCAAATCGCCACGATGTATCAAATCTCATCTGCCACCGCATTTATTGCCGCGCCAAATTTGGCAAAAGAAGGTGAAG TTGATTTACTGTGCTCGCAACCCGAAAGATGTTTTGATCTCCTTCAGTCACTTTATACGTGGCAAGGGCGCCTACCAAGGCAACGAGGAGGATTTTCTTAATGACTTCTTAAATGCTAATTTAACTTATACTCCTTTTTGGCCTCACGTTTTCACCATGTGGCAAATGCGTACCGAGCCTAATGTATTTTTCGTCACCTTTGAGGAAATGAAACGCAATCTCCGGGGAGTTTTGGAGcgtttaaatgtgtttttggaGAAACCCGCTTTGACAGAAGAGCAGTTGGAGAAGCTATTGAAGCACCTGTCATTCGAAAATATGAAAG CAAATCATCAAACGAATCCAACGGAAATAATTAAAGGTTCTGGTCAAAGGACTGTGGCTACTGACTTTGA ATTTATGCGCCGTGGCATAGTTGGCAGCTACAAAGATGAATTGTCTGAGAGAAATCAGCGGCGCATCAATGACTGGTCTGAGCAATTCCTTAGCCAATTTAACGTTAGTGAAACCGATATTTTCGGCGAAACTTAA
- the LOC105223972 gene encoding sulfotransferase 1 family member D1 isoform X1 codes for MVAENRQIMLHIAPNKTIPDDPISGTKRREVIRVSTDGDCVPLKWNWAATWFTAPPKFKDFFKRIYEFEVRNDDVFIVTFPKCGTTWMQEAAWLLLNNLDYEEASRAHLLKRSVYMDISMLYDPRYEDSVKLAEQLKSPRCIKSHLPPHLLPRQIWQKKVKLIYCARNPKDVLISFSHFIRGKGAYQGNEEDFLNDFLNANLTYTPFWPHVFTMWQMRTEPNVFFVTFEEMKRNLRGVLERLNVFLEKPALTEEQLEKLLKHLSFENMKANHQTNPTEIIKGSGQRTVATDFEFMRRGIVGSYKDELSERNQRRINDWSEQFLSQFNVSETDIFGET; via the exons aTAATGCTGCATATCGCACCAAATAAAACTATACCCGATGATCCAATAAGTGGTACAAAAAGGCGTGAAGTAATTAGAGTGTCTACTGATGGTGATTGTGTACCCCTCAAGTGGAATTGGGCTGCAACTTGGTTCACTGCGCCCCCCAAATTCAAGGACTTTTTTAAGCGAATTTACGAGTTTGAAGTGAGAAATGATGATGTTTTCATAGTCACCTTTCCGAAATGTGGGACAACTTGGATGCAGGAAGCCGCTTGGTTGCTACTGAATAACTTGGACTATGAAGAGGCGAGTAGAGCACATTTGCTAAAGCGCAGCGTCTACATGGA CATCAGTATGTTATATGATCCAAGGTACGAAGACAGCGTAAAATTGGCTGAACAGCTCAAATCGCCACGATGTATCAAATCTCATCTGCCACCGCATTTATTGCCGCGCCAAATTTGGCAAAAGAAGGTGAAG TTGATTTACTGTGCTCGCAACCCGAAAGATGTTTTGATCTCCTTCAGTCACTTTATACGTGGCAAGGGCGCCTACCAAGGCAACGAGGAGGATTTTCTTAATGACTTCTTAAATGCTAATTTAACTTATACTCCTTTTTGGCCTCACGTTTTCACCATGTGGCAAATGCGTACCGAGCCTAATGTATTTTTCGTCACCTTTGAGGAAATGAAACGCAATCTCCGGGGAGTTTTGGAGcgtttaaatgtgtttttggaGAAACCCGCTTTGACAGAAGAGCAGTTGGAGAAGCTATTGAAGCACCTGTCATTCGAAAATATGAAAG CAAATCATCAAACGAATCCAACGGAAATAATTAAAGGTTCTGGTCAAAGGACTGTGGCTACTGACTTTGA ATTTATGCGCCGTGGCATAGTTGGCAGCTACAAAGATGAATTGTCTGAGAGAAATCAGCGGCGCATCAATGACTGGTCTGAGCAATTCCTTAGCCAATTTAACGTTAGTGAAACCGATATTTTCGGCGAAACTTAA
- the LOC105223971 gene encoding polypeptide N-acetylgalactosaminyltransferase 8 isoform X1, which yields MFLKLSGLRIKIRRKHTFLQVFLICVILISIYQLYTHRNGDQESQSKADNGGRAEWQNWHDYVAIARDAERDRNGDQESQSKADNGGRAEWRDWHDYFAIARDAEREGIGEQGRPAALPSGYDKEAVAASWQVYGFNALLSEQISVERAVPDFRHSGCLGMTYHKVLPKTSIIIVHRNEHPSVLQRTLHSLWNRTPHELLHELILVDDFSTSPPFEVSLEQILLTKFGTKLKILKLTEHQGLIRARVAGARLATGEVLVFLDTHVEATHNWLPPLLQPIVDNPQASTTPNIDIIDYDTFEYIEGTPARGGFDWNFVYVELPLLPEEQAALPAPHNNPVMNGGLFAIGAKFFWHLGAYDEALEVWGGEQFELSFKIWMCGGRLLEVPCSRFGHLYRDGKFDVKYTNGTDDYQGKNFKRVALVWLDEYQDVLYKYNPELVQIDVGDVSKRRALRKRLQCKPFKWYLDTIAPDLVKKYPPFAPPDYASGAIQSVAAPQLCLDLMELPVENPIGVLRPCSPKLNHPTDSQNWQLTFHRHLQQANDNCLEVQSNKLNAFIWLWPCHYQGDNQFWYYDHQSKLLMQGEPWTERRCLEANVNTRRLYMNICDSSNVNMKWNFGLVNQPLLDKFFEGLQANDEMKY from the exons ATGTTCCTCAAATTATCGGGTCTTCGCATAAAAATCCGTAGAAAACACACATTTCTTCAAGTTTTCTTGATCTGCGTTATTTTGATTAGTATTTATCAGCTTTATACCCATCGAAATGGAGATCAAGAATCGCAGTCGAAGGCGGATAATGGAGGGCGAGCGGAGTGGCAAAATTGGCATGACTATGTCGCCATAGCACGCGATGCCGAGCGGGATCGAAATGGAGATCAAGAATCGCAGTCGAAGGCGGATAATGGAGGGCGAGCGGAGTGGCGAGATTGGCATGACTATTTCGCTATAGCACGCGATGCCGAGCGGGAGGGTATAGGAGAGCAAGGTCGGCCGGCAGCTTTACCAAGTGGCTATGACAAGGAAGCAGTCGCTGCAAGTTGGCAAGTTTACGGCTTCAACGCTTTGCTATCTGAACAAATTTCAGTTGAGCGAGCGGTGCCCGACTTCCGTCACTCGGG CTGTCTCGGCATGACCTACCACAAAGTGCTACCCAAAACGAGTATAATTATAGTGCATCGCAACGAACACCCATCGGTGCTGCAGCGCACGCTGCACAGCCTTTGGAACCGGACACCGCACGAGCTATTGCACGAGCTCATTTTAGTTGACGATTTCAGTACATCTCCACCCTTTGAGGTCTCGTTAGAGCAGATATTGttgacaaaatttggtacgaaACTGAAAATACTGAAACTAACGGAACATCAGGGATTAATAAGAGCGCGTGTTGCTGGTGCGCGTTTGGCGACCGGGGAAGTATTGGTTTTCCTTGACACACATGTAGAGGCCACGCACAATTGGTTGCCGCCCTTGTTGCAGCCGATTGTGGACAATCCACAAGCCAGTACCACGCCAAATATAGACATAATTGATTACGACACTTTCGAATACATAGAAGGCACACCTGCTCGTGGGGGATTCGATTGGAATTTCGTTTACGTAGAATTACCACTACTACCTGAAGAGCAGGCGGCACTTCCAGCACCACACAATAATCCAGTTATGAATGGTGGACTCTTTGCCATAGGTGCGAAGTTCTTTTGGCATTTAGGTGCTTACGACGAGGCTTTGGAAGTATGGGGGGGAGAGCAATTCGAACTCAGTTTTAAGATTTGGATGTGCGGCGGTCGTTTATTAGAAGTTCCCTGTTCGCGATTTGGCCATCTTTACCGTGACGGAAAGTTTGACGTCAAATACACTAATGGCACGGATGATTATCAGGGGAAG AATTTCAAGCGCGTCGCATTAGTTTGGTTGGATGAATACCAAGACGTACTTTATAAGTACAATCCCGAGCTCGTCCAAATTGATGTGGGTGATGTAAGCAAAAGACGCGCTTTACGTAAACGGCTGCAATGCAAGCCCTTTAAGTGGTATCTCGACACCATAGCTCCAGATTTGGTAAAGAAGTATCCACCATTCGCACCGCCTGATTATGCATCTGGTGCCATACAAAGCGTTGCCGCGCCCCAACTTTGCTTGGATCTAATGGAGCTTCCAGTGGAGAATCCGATAGGTGTACTACGACCCTGCTCACCGAAGCTCAATCACCCAACTGACTCACAAAACTGGCAACTCACTTTTCATCGTCATCTGCAACAGGCAAACGATAATTGTCTGGAAGTACAATCTAATAAACTGAATGCTTTCATTTGGCTGTGGCCATGTCATTACCAAGGGGATAATCAGTTTTGGTATTATGACCACCAATCAAAGCTACTGATGCAAGGCGAGCCCTGGACGGAGCGCAGATGTTTGGAGGCGAATGTTAACACTCGACGGTTATACATGAATATCTGTGATTCCAGTAATGTAAATATGAAATGGAACTTTGGTTTAGTGAATCAGCCATTGCTGGATAAATTTTTTGAGGGATTACAGGCGAAtgatgaaatgaaatattaa
- the LOC105223971 gene encoding polypeptide N-acetylgalactosaminyltransferase 8 isoform X2 gives MFLKLSGLRIKIRRKHTFLQVFLICVILISIYQLYTHRNGDQESQSKADNGGRAEWRDWHDYFAIARDAEREGIGEQGRPAALPSGYDKEAVAASWQVYGFNALLSEQISVERAVPDFRHSGCLGMTYHKVLPKTSIIIVHRNEHPSVLQRTLHSLWNRTPHELLHELILVDDFSTSPPFEVSLEQILLTKFGTKLKILKLTEHQGLIRARVAGARLATGEVLVFLDTHVEATHNWLPPLLQPIVDNPQASTTPNIDIIDYDTFEYIEGTPARGGFDWNFVYVELPLLPEEQAALPAPHNNPVMNGGLFAIGAKFFWHLGAYDEALEVWGGEQFELSFKIWMCGGRLLEVPCSRFGHLYRDGKFDVKYTNGTDDYQGKNFKRVALVWLDEYQDVLYKYNPELVQIDVGDVSKRRALRKRLQCKPFKWYLDTIAPDLVKKYPPFAPPDYASGAIQSVAAPQLCLDLMELPVENPIGVLRPCSPKLNHPTDSQNWQLTFHRHLQQANDNCLEVQSNKLNAFIWLWPCHYQGDNQFWYYDHQSKLLMQGEPWTERRCLEANVNTRRLYMNICDSSNVNMKWNFGLVNQPLLDKFFEGLQANDEMKY, from the exons ATGTTCCTCAAATTATCGGGTCTTCGCATAAAAATCCGTAGAAAACACACATTTCTTCAAGTTTTCTTGATCTGCGTTATTTTGATTAGTATTTATCAGCTTTATACCCATCGAAATGGAGATCAAGAATCGCAGTCGAAG GCGGATAATGGAGGGCGAGCGGAGTGGCGAGATTGGCATGACTATTTCGCTATAGCACGCGATGCCGAGCGGGAGGGTATAGGAGAGCAAGGTCGGCCGGCAGCTTTACCAAGTGGCTATGACAAGGAAGCAGTCGCTGCAAGTTGGCAAGTTTACGGCTTCAACGCTTTGCTATCTGAACAAATTTCAGTTGAGCGAGCGGTGCCCGACTTCCGTCACTCGGG CTGTCTCGGCATGACCTACCACAAAGTGCTACCCAAAACGAGTATAATTATAGTGCATCGCAACGAACACCCATCGGTGCTGCAGCGCACGCTGCACAGCCTTTGGAACCGGACACCGCACGAGCTATTGCACGAGCTCATTTTAGTTGACGATTTCAGTACATCTCCACCCTTTGAGGTCTCGTTAGAGCAGATATTGttgacaaaatttggtacgaaACTGAAAATACTGAAACTAACGGAACATCAGGGATTAATAAGAGCGCGTGTTGCTGGTGCGCGTTTGGCGACCGGGGAAGTATTGGTTTTCCTTGACACACATGTAGAGGCCACGCACAATTGGTTGCCGCCCTTGTTGCAGCCGATTGTGGACAATCCACAAGCCAGTACCACGCCAAATATAGACATAATTGATTACGACACTTTCGAATACATAGAAGGCACACCTGCTCGTGGGGGATTCGATTGGAATTTCGTTTACGTAGAATTACCACTACTACCTGAAGAGCAGGCGGCACTTCCAGCACCACACAATAATCCAGTTATGAATGGTGGACTCTTTGCCATAGGTGCGAAGTTCTTTTGGCATTTAGGTGCTTACGACGAGGCTTTGGAAGTATGGGGGGGAGAGCAATTCGAACTCAGTTTTAAGATTTGGATGTGCGGCGGTCGTTTATTAGAAGTTCCCTGTTCGCGATTTGGCCATCTTTACCGTGACGGAAAGTTTGACGTCAAATACACTAATGGCACGGATGATTATCAGGGGAAG AATTTCAAGCGCGTCGCATTAGTTTGGTTGGATGAATACCAAGACGTACTTTATAAGTACAATCCCGAGCTCGTCCAAATTGATGTGGGTGATGTAAGCAAAAGACGCGCTTTACGTAAACGGCTGCAATGCAAGCCCTTTAAGTGGTATCTCGACACCATAGCTCCAGATTTGGTAAAGAAGTATCCACCATTCGCACCGCCTGATTATGCATCTGGTGCCATACAAAGCGTTGCCGCGCCCCAACTTTGCTTGGATCTAATGGAGCTTCCAGTGGAGAATCCGATAGGTGTACTACGACCCTGCTCACCGAAGCTCAATCACCCAACTGACTCACAAAACTGGCAACTCACTTTTCATCGTCATCTGCAACAGGCAAACGATAATTGTCTGGAAGTACAATCTAATAAACTGAATGCTTTCATTTGGCTGTGGCCATGTCATTACCAAGGGGATAATCAGTTTTGGTATTATGACCACCAATCAAAGCTACTGATGCAAGGCGAGCCCTGGACGGAGCGCAGATGTTTGGAGGCGAATGTTAACACTCGACGGTTATACATGAATATCTGTGATTCCAGTAATGTAAATATGAAATGGAACTTTGGTTTAGTGAATCAGCCATTGCTGGATAAATTTTTTGAGGGATTACAGGCGAAtgatgaaatgaaatattaa
- the LOC125778888 gene encoding glycoprotein-N-acetylgalactosamine 3-beta-galactosyltransferase 1-like yields the protein MLKSSEENLNKKPSIYCLIVLFDPNDSQLALKVKTTWSNHCSRALFVSEKQHEVLEPLVIRQPSPIREHKWQRLKLALRYLYENHFDEVDWLLISDETNYVVLENLRKMLKPYSPDEPINFGCKMWDNDNQTYMHGGIVLSHEALRRLVVEGFTNSSLCNPNDSAYASEEMGKCLKNLGVVDGDSRDAMGRQRFIPFPPEHFLTELSPEKEEWFVTHSFYEINMRTHVTIPYFTQTDHYPDANRVILLSTAEIVVQDYRDVGNPHSMITVRLPNSSQRRVSNAFSPDL from the exons ATGCTCAAATCaagtgaagaaaatttgaacaaaaagcCTTCGATTTATTGTCTAATTGTACTCTTTGATCCAAATGACTCGCAATTAGCGTTAAAAGTCAAAACAACCTGGTCCAATCATTGCAGTCGCGCGTTGTTCGTCAGCGAGAAACAGCACGAAGTGTTAGAGCCGTTGGTCATACGTCAGCCGAGTCCCATACGCGAACATAAATGGCAGCGTTTAAAGTTGGCCTTGCGCTATCTCTATGAGAACCACTTCGACGAGGTTGACTGGCTCCTCATCTCCGACGAAACCAA CTATgtagttttggaaaatttacgCAAGATGCTGAAACCTTACTCCCCCGATGAACCCATTAACTTTGGCTGCAAGATGTGGGATAACGATAATCAG ACTTATATGCATGGCGGCATAGTGCTCAGCCACGAGGCCTTGCGGCGACTTGTCGTCGAGGGTTTCACTAACTCAAGCCTTTGTAATCCGAACGATAGCGCTTACGCCAGTGAAGAAATGGGCAAATGTCTAAAAAACTTAGGCGTGGTTGATGGTGACAGTCGAGACGCTATGGGACGTCAGCGCTTTATACCTTTCCCTCCTGAACATTTTCTAACAGAGTTGTCGCCGGAAAAGGAGGAATGGTTTGTGACTCACTCCTTTTATGAAATCAAT ATGCGAACCCATGTCACTATACCTTACTTCACGCAAACTGACCACTACCCCGACGCTAATCGCGTCATTCTACTATCAACCGCTGAAATTGTGGTACAAGATTATAGGGACGTCGGCAATCCACACTCTATGATAACAGTTCGTTTGCCTAATTCATCACAGAGGCGTGTGTCCAACGCCTTCAGCCCGGACCTATAG